In one Oikeobacillus pervagus genomic region, the following are encoded:
- a CDS encoding cupin domain-containing protein — translation MNIQNVKQFMEYHNERFTKRIIFKEGPSTTFVLNFKPGQELPAHKHPNSNVHLLVLTGEGTFTIDGKQIKASELDSLICTSEQELSFKNDGKEDASLYVVLSTIPN, via the coding sequence ATGAACATACAGAATGTAAAACAGTTCATGGAGTATCATAATGAAAGATTTACGAAACGAATCATTTTTAAAGAAGGACCCAGCACGACATTTGTCCTGAATTTCAAGCCCGGACAAGAGTTACCTGCACATAAACACCCAAACAGTAATGTTCATTTACTCGTGTTAACTGGCGAGGGAACATTTACAATCGATGGCAAACAGATCAAGGCATCAGAATTAGATTCGCTCATTTGCACAAGTGAGCAAGAACTTTCTTTCAAAAATGACGGGAAAGAAGATGCCAGTCTTTATGTTGTTCTAAGCACTATTCCAAATTGA